TTAAAGTCGAATCGTTTCTCGAGCGAGCGCTGTTTTAACGTTTTCGCATGCGTGAATGCCGAGTTTAGATTGGCGATCGAGTAGCCATCGAACCTGGTGTATCCTGTCGAATGTGTACATTTTGTAAAGAAGGACGTTACAATCTGTGCAAGGATGTGATATTCTGCGCCACACCCCCGGTGCACGGCAACATGAGACGTTTCTACAAGCACGCCGCTGACTTTTGCTTCAAGTGAGTTTATGCACCAACTTCGAAAGTTAAATAATATCGAGCTCTAACGACAATTAAAGTCGCTCGATCGAATTAGATATCTCAAATCGTAAATATCAAAATTTCCTTAAAAACACCGGTGTCTGGTACCAGAATGAAGGTGGATTCATAGatcctctctctgtctctcttacTGCCTCTTCAATTTTATTCACGTGGTACGCGAGATCATTGGATTCAATTTATTAATGCGTTCAGCAACGTTTCTAATCAAGAAAATTGTTGGCTTACATTGCAGGTTGCCGGACCACGTGTCGTTGGCTGAAGGAGCGCTATTGGAACCGCTGTCCGTAGGTGTTCACGCCTGTAAACGCGCGAACATTGGTATCGGTTCAAAGGTTTTAATATTGGGAGCCGGCCCCATCGGACTGGTGTCGTTATTGGTAGCCAAGGCTATGGGTGCTCCCAAAGTTGTTATTACCGGTACGTAAAGAAAGTACTCTCGAGTTGCTCTCGAGAGTCAATTTCATCAATAATTACCACACTCGTTGGGTATCATCGTATCGTATCATCGTTGCATCACGTTGGATAACGCGCGACGATGAAACTCACCGATTATATGATACGAGGACACGCAACAAGTGGACATCTATCTAGACTTTTGGACTTGGCGCGATTGAGCGTCCATTTTCTCCTACTAATTCCTTAACTCTTTGCGGACGTACATTTGTGCGCGTCGCTAATTTTTCTACTTGTTCATGAGTCCGAGCAGTATTTTAAAAACAGTCTCGTGTTTCAGATCTCGTGCAAagcagattagatatcgcgaagAAATTGGGCGCTGACGAAACGTTCTTGGTGACAAAAGAGGTCGGCGAGGAAGAAACCGTGCGGAAGATTCACGAACTTTTCGGGGAGGAACCTGACAAGACGATCGATGCGTCCGGAGCGCAGTCTTCGATTCGCTTGGCAATTCTCGTAAGTTTCTTTCTTATATTACCGTTTTCTCTCATTTGAAATTCTCCCCAACGAAAATAAAAAGGCAATAATTGGAGCCGCACATTCGTAGGCGACCAAATCCGGTGGAGTGGCAGTTTTAGTAGGAATGGGTGCACCGGAGGTCCAAGTTCCGTTGATCAACGCGCTGATAAGGGAAGTCGACATTAGAGGAGTATTCCGATATGCAAACGAGTAAGTAATATCATGTCTTctacttcttttttcttttcttgtgAGTTGATTCTTACAAAGTAGcaatctcttttttttctattctttCTCTATAGTCGATAAACATATTTGTTGCTTCCCAGGAAATGTGTTATTCCTAAGTCGAAAAGAACTAGTAATCTCTAAGCAATAAATCAATTGATAAGATAGATATACTTGAAACATGTGTTTGTTGCAAAGAGAAATTCTAGACGAAGGAAAATAATGGAGGATTTCCAGCACCGTTTCAAACTAAGATTACTTGCATTAAGAAATGATTAACAGataatatatttaattcttCGTAAGGTATACTGTAGATAAACAAAACATTTTTTTAATGCAATTGAAGAGATAGCAGGCGTGGATGGTTACTATCTACACTGTTACCGAAGCAGGCGATCGTTGGACGCGTATTTCTTGTTTATGTCGGCGATATCAAGTGCAATTTCCGCAGATTACCGCAGTGCAAACAGATGCCAAGTCGACGCTGCTTTGAGAAATGTACTGATATACGGACGCGTAATATGGAGAGTCGTTTGTAGAGAAATAAAAACGCGCGTCCCTACTTAATCGGTATAAGAATGTTTAAGctcgctgaaaaattccaagtTTCGCGGCAGCTGATAACGAACGTTATTCCCGATAACAAATTTGAGAAATAAAGAAACGAATCGCACGGACGGATAGTAACGTTCAATATTTCTGTTTTCAGTTACGCTGACGCGTTGGATCTTGTGGCTTCTCGTAAGATAGACGTGAAGCCACTGATCACTCACAACTTTAAGTTGGAGGAGGTGGTCGAAGCTTTTAACGTTTCCAAGTCGGCGCAAGGTAATGTCATTAAGGTGATGATTCATTGTAACTAGAAAAAGTGACGAGCGACCAACGAGCGATAATTAGTTTTTTAACGTTGCGACAAGTTTCCAATAAGTTGTCTTATATCGAATATAAGATGTTTGTTGAAGATCAAAATTCAAATCGATGTCGATTGTACGTTTCTGTCTTTCACACGATATTATTGTTCGACGGGATTTAATGATTGACAATACGTAAATGAAATTTACGCTATTTTAACCACCGTGGACGACGATAAGTGTGCACAtgtatgtattttttttttttaacaatcaGACGTATTCTGTTAGAATGATGTCGCAACGTACGCGGCAGGCCACGCGTAGACATGAACGGAATTTTTTCATTGATGCGGTTTAATTTTAACGCTCGATAATCGATGTATATTATAAATAACGCTTCGAGGTATTCCTCGGGTTAGAAAATTGTCATGATCCTGTGTAATTACGCTATGATTACCTTACGCGTCAGTAATCGATGCTCTTATCTAGTCGTGTTCAATTATAATTTTTGTTGTTTCTGTCATTTATTGGAATAGTTATTCTCGTTGACTGCGATTCGAATTTTATTCTGTGAAACGAATTATTCCATCGTTTGTTCTATTTAATTCAAAAGCAAATGAAACGCTTTACTGTAAACTTTTTAGTAAAATTAGAAATTTGTCGAATAAAAGTTTGAACGCGATAATGATTTGCTTcgaaattttattttatcattcGACGTATATCTGCGATATATCTTTAACGAACCATTCGTCAGTTTTATTCCTtggaaaatttaattaataatggCTCGAGCACTGCGAGATTTTTGATCGGAGCGAAGAGTAATACGAAGGCGGCGCACTACGAAAGGTATGTCGAGTGCCGGCTTTCAACGGTTCCGAATGAATCAGAATTATTCGCGAGGAGAAACTTAGCCATCTGCGATATTGTCTGCCAACAATGACACTGCATGACTTCTTCTATTAGCCTTCTACCTTACACGAGTGGTACTTGAAGCGTGCAGTCTGTTTTCGAGTCACTCGTCCTACTCGAGCTTCGCCTTTTGTCAAGACACGCAACACGTACGAATAAGCCAGCGTTCTATTTTAATTTTACTTCCGCGCACGCAAGCACCGTCGGTGGCTATTTACGAGATTTCGAGCGAAAACTCACTGGAAAAGAAGGAGATCGTCGGTTCATTAAATAACAGCGAGGAAAGGCATAATTATAATCTATACCGGTCGTAGAAAGTTTTTCGCGATGTAGAGGGAATAATGAAGCGTCGTTATCGACGCAATCGTTACGAAAGAGGATTTTCAGCtagcgagagagggagagagagagagagagagagaatggagcgtttgagaagcattgagcGGTGCATTATCGGGAACGGTTGATAATTAATTAGAGTGGCAGCGGGAATGTAAACAGAGTTCCAGTCGGACGAGGCGGGCCGGTAGATTCGATTCGGCCGACCGGAAGATTTTCGTGTATTCGGTTTGGTCTTTGGGGCAAACATAATCGACGTCGATGCGTTTCCCTCGAGGATCGTCGTCAACGTCGGCGTCGCAGCCGACAGCGACATCGACGTCGAGGTAGTCGTGAATGGCGAGGAAATGGACGCGCGCTGGCAGTGCTTCCTACTACTTACGCCACTCACGGACCAATACCAATCGCGACGAGGATCGCTCGATCTCTCGTCTATTTGCACGTCGTTGGTCATTTACGAGCGTACGCATATCCACGCGTCCACGTGTCAAATCCTAACAGACCGGGTGGACTCTCTATCCGTGGAGAATTTTCTGTAAACTGTGCCTTACCTGTTTACAGTGGCGCGCTTCCATGCGATCTATTCGATTGCGTTGTTAACGATGTGGCGCGTTTTGCGAGGAATCTACGTTCCCATACGTGCTGACTAATTAAATCAAATAAAGCACAATTATCCGTTTTATGATTCTTGCGAGGAACACCCTTGCGAGCGCTCTCATCGGAAGTCAGAAACAAGGCAATTTTATGGTTTCATCGGATACGAATACCTCGTGAAACGAACACTGGATTGCTCGTATCGCGTGTAAGTTTGTAAACCGCAAGTAGATTCGCTTTCACTCTGCGGTTCCTTCGGCGAATACGAGAAACCACGATACGCCACGGAAAGATATACTCCAGAAGCGGAAGGATACGTATTCGAGGTGAGTGGACGTTACGGAAGTGACTCGGTGCGTCTTCCCGTGGCTGCCCTGCGGTTTCTCGATCCTCCTCCTTTTTTCCCTCGTCTATTCTTCCCTCGAAATTATACGAGcccgattgaaaacgggagaGTCGATCAGTAATCAGATCGTAAGAATTAAGAACACTCGACTGGATCGCGGCTAGTTAATTTCGCGATCTATTCATCGTTTGTCACgtgtatcggattcggttgcgcgAAGTTAAATGTGAGAATGATCGGCGATTGCTCCGATCGACGCGCGGCGCATTGGAATCGCGTTAATGGAATCAGACGGAAGGTAATCCATTTTCCCGAGACAAGAACCAGGTCGTACCGATGTGCTCGTAATTGCGTTAGAGTAATTACGTTACACACGCGCCGGCTATCACTTTTCCAAATAATAACACCGAACGTAATTACGCGCGACTCGCGCACAACTAAGAACGTGGAAAAGAAGTTAATTATAGTACCACGTGATTAGTTCACTGATATCCTCCGCATCGTTAAAACGTCCGTCGACTCCGATAAACTCGATGGAGTATCCGATTCTCGACCAGTCTTTGAGAAGTAAGAAAAATCGCAGGAAAAAGCGCGGCGTCGAACCGATTTTGGTCGATGGATCGCGTCGAGGGGTGGTCGGGAAATACGAAACGCGTTGATTCGTATCGGTGCGTGCGGAGGTTGAAGGGTGGGAGGGTAGAAGGAAGAGCGTGGAGGGCGGCTGGGAGAAACGGTGAGTCGGGAAAGGACGAACGGTGAGCGACGAGCAGCGAGCGGGACCCGGAAAAGGTGGAAGGGTGGTAGTTATCTCGCGAGTTCGCGTGGGAGGTCACGTTGGATAGAGGGTAGGTGAGGCGACCCACGACCTTCGACCAATCACGATTCTAGCTTGAAACTGGGCTGCCAATGGGGACGCCGTCGGGGGTGACCTCGTGCGCGATTCTCCTTGCACTTTATCACCGAGAAACCACCCCCACGAAGCTGA
The window above is part of the Xylocopa sonorina isolate GNS202 chromosome 3, iyXylSono1_principal, whole genome shotgun sequence genome. Proteins encoded here:
- the LOC143433635 gene encoding sorbitol dehydrogenase, with translation MAKDNLTAILYGINDIRLEQTPIEEPNDDEVLMQMGCVGICGSDVHYLVNGRIGDFVVRKPMIMGHEASGVVVKLGKNVKHLKIGDRVAIEPGVSCRMCTFCKEGRYNLCKDVIFCATPPVHGNMRRFYKHAADFCFKLPDHVSLAEGALLEPLSVGVHACKRANIGIGSKVLILGAGPIGLVSLLVAKAMGAPKVVITDLVQSRLDIAKKLGADETFLVTKEVGEEETVRKIHELFGEEPDKTIDASGAQSSIRLAILATKSGGVAVLVGMGAPEVQVPLINALIREVDIRGVFRYANDYADALDLVASRKIDVKPLITHNFKLEEVVEAFNVSKSAQGNVIKVMIHCN